A single region of the Erythrobacter sp. genome encodes:
- a CDS encoding class I SAM-dependent methyltransferase gives MTTPFQNPRLRQRGRASVDFLAGMAAASGPVRASVDAAIAEKVPSPDALPDNLDERLVHMDAALADCPAWPVQQLLGDWHGRMHGRISAEAFEEVEDDLAPLFKAAEQGPATLRLDPAMKAPDYWDGVHFHRTTGGWEGHANMGYIHGEIIHKKLVGRFFPGGIFQQRRDVAAMAPRETYKRILDMGCSSGHFTTALTETYPQAQIVGVDLSARMLEHAWRTANANGWNWQLSQQAAEATDFEDASFDLVASYIILHEMPADAIRKVFAEAFRLLEPGGDLLMSDVTRYEDMDKLAVWKADRGAMFGGEPHWRESASLDLEAVAREAGFVDVTSSGPYPYVIQGRKTEA, from the coding sequence ATGACGACCCCGTTCCAGAACCCCCGGCTGCGCCAGCGCGGGCGCGCCTCGGTCGATTTCCTCGCCGGCATGGCGGCGGCCTCCGGTCCCGTTCGCGCGAGCGTCGATGCGGCGATTGCCGAGAAGGTGCCTTCACCGGACGCCCTGCCCGACAACCTCGACGAACGGCTCGTCCACATGGACGCGGCGCTGGCCGATTGCCCGGCCTGGCCGGTCCAGCAATTGCTCGGCGACTGGCACGGGCGGATGCACGGGCGCATTTCCGCCGAAGCCTTCGAGGAGGTCGAGGACGACCTCGCCCCGCTGTTCAAGGCGGCGGAGCAGGGCCCCGCGACCCTGCGGCTCGACCCCGCCATGAAAGCCCCCGATTACTGGGACGGCGTCCATTTCCACCGCACCACCGGCGGCTGGGAAGGCCACGCGAACATGGGCTACATCCACGGCGAGATCATCCACAAGAAGCTCGTCGGGCGGTTCTTTCCCGGCGGCATCTTCCAGCAGCGCCGCGACGTCGCCGCGATGGCCCCGCGTGAGACTTACAAGCGCATCCTCGACATGGGCTGCTCCTCCGGCCACTTCACCACCGCGCTCACCGAGACATACCCGCAAGCGCAGATCGTCGGGGTGGACCTGTCGGCGCGGATGCTCGAACACGCATGGCGCACGGCGAACGCGAACGGGTGGAACTGGCAGCTTTCGCAGCAAGCAGCCGAGGCGACCGATTTCGAGGACGCGAGCTTCGACCTCGTCGCAAGCTACATCATCCTCCACGAAATGCCGGCGGACGCGATCCGCAAGGTCTTCGCCGAGGCGTTCCGCCTGCTCGAACCCGGCGGCGACCTGCTGATGAGCGACGTCACGCGCTATGAGGACATGGACAAGCTCGCCGTGTGGAAGGCCGACCGCGGCGCGATGTTCGGAGGCGAGCCGCACTGGCGCGAAAGCGCGAGCCTCGATCTCGAGGCGGTCGCGCGCGAGGCGGGCTTCGTCGACGTGACGAGCAGCGGGCCCTATCCTTACGTCATCCAGGGGCGGAAAACAGAGGCATGA
- a CDS encoding NAD(P)/FAD-dependent oxidoreductase translates to MTKRSVFISGGGPAGLAAALLFDRLGWDEIVLAERRSGPSDFEKNKSFNYLVDKRSQRLFERLEILDRLPPVGVATREFTATTITPDGKAETKGVPIIDPNRPVCYWTTRRALLTMLYEAIGETASDKVRLLYGHKVAGLTRSEAGGLSVEVEDGEGRSESFEPTLVLACDGLNSAIRSGLQGLPGIDPARFEMIATPSLSTGLRYKVLNLPSRFAAKGGAAVDDPSMSYILPSRHKDRTKACALFAFPVADASHPRSVNLIREADHELWTLETADDLLAFLEDSFPQLAVRDLVSREEAEDFVSLEAGAFPAPQYARELLASFGDGPTRSRALLLGDAAHAFPPDLGLGVNSALQDVDKLAEHLEAAGDLDTALTAYAEERLPEARDLCWLVTHVFPEQYNHRPWAMRRWIAGFLLRRGLNAALPKYFARPGFFLTQDPDLTYGEMRAAIERTDARLKMVGIGSLAAGAAAMTAVLRG, encoded by the coding sequence ATGACGAAACGTTCGGTCTTCATCAGCGGCGGGGGACCTGCGGGGCTGGCGGCGGCGCTGCTGTTCGACCGGCTCGGCTGGGACGAAATCGTGCTCGCCGAACGCCGCAGCGGGCCTTCCGATTTCGAGAAGAACAAGAGCTTCAACTACCTCGTCGACAAGCGTTCGCAGCGCCTGTTCGAGCGGCTCGAGATACTGGACCGCCTGCCGCCCGTCGGCGTCGCCACGCGCGAATTCACCGCGACGACGATAACGCCCGACGGCAAGGCCGAAACCAAGGGCGTGCCGATCATCGATCCGAACCGGCCCGTATGTTACTGGACCACGCGCCGCGCGCTGCTGACCATGCTTTACGAGGCGATCGGCGAGACTGCGAGCGACAAGGTGCGGCTGCTTTACGGGCACAAGGTCGCGGGGCTTACCCGCAGCGAAGCGGGCGGGCTGTCGGTCGAGGTCGAGGATGGCGAGGGCCGCTCCGAGAGCTTCGAGCCGACGCTGGTGCTCGCCTGCGACGGGCTAAACTCGGCGATCCGCTCCGGGCTGCAAGGCCTTCCCGGCATCGACCCCGCGCGGTTCGAGATGATCGCCACGCCCTCGCTTTCGACGGGGCTGCGCTACAAGGTGCTCAACCTGCCCTCGCGTTTCGCGGCGAAGGGCGGGGCGGCGGTGGACGATCCGTCGATGAGCTACATCCTCCCCTCGCGCCACAAGGACCGCACGAAAGCCTGCGCCCTGTTCGCCTTCCCCGTCGCCGATGCGAGCCACCCGCGCAGCGTCAACCTGATCCGCGAGGCGGACCACGAATTGTGGACGCTGGAGACGGCGGACGACCTCCTCGCCTTTCTCGAGGACTCCTTCCCGCAACTCGCCGTGCGCGACCTCGTCAGCCGCGAGGAAGCGGAGGATTTCGTTTCGCTCGAAGCGGGCGCCTTTCCCGCCCCGCAATATGCGCGCGAACTGCTGGCATCCTTCGGAGACGGCCCGACGCGCAGCCGCGCCCTGCTTTTAGGCGACGCGGCCCACGCCTTCCCGCCCGACCTCGGGCTGGGGGTGAACTCCGCCCTGCAGGACGTTGACAAGCTGGCAGAGCACCTCGAGGCGGCGGGCGATCTCGACACCGCGCTTACCGCCTATGCCGAAGAGCGCCTGCCCGAAGCGCGCGACCTGTGCTGGCTCGTCACCCACGTCTTTCCCGAGCAGTACAACCACCGCCCCTGGGCGATGCGGCGCTGGATCGCGGGCTTCCTGCTGCGGCGCGGGCTGAACGCGGCGCTACCGAAATATTTCGCGCGCCCCGGCTTCTTCCTGACGCAGGACCCGGACCTCACCTATGGCGAAATGCGCGCCGCGATCGAGCGGACGGACGCGCGGCTGAAGATGGTGGGGATCGGCTCGCTCGCGGCGGGCGCGGCGGCCATGACCGCGGTGCTGAGAGGCTAG
- a CDS encoding serine hydrolase encodes MRIARRLAPAALAPVLALALASGVAAHGPDERYSDLDNPMTPADMQGASVLDVDRYRPTYALEGCASDFPAAAGPDANLAAALAEAQAFSDSHKGLGLLVLKDGVPVHESYGGGASVTSTSASASMMKSLIGLLYGIAIEDGVIASVDDPIGDYIAEWEDDPRGAITLRQMLTMSSGLAPSDFMKIIFAPDIGAEALKLELAGEPGSTFYYNNAVTKLLTLALDRALARQEKGGVLDYLESALWCPLGNGPARVWVDPAGKARGYAGMQATLRDWARVGEMIRNSGRAGGEQIVPASWIAAMASPSQANPQYGLHVWLGREHTLERAYNADNPVKVPHSEPFVAEDIVYFDGFGGQRVYVLPSQGFTVVRIGEVDLTYDDAVIPNLLARAAE; translated from the coding sequence ATGAGGATCGCCCGCCGGCTCGCACCCGCCGCGCTCGCGCCCGTCTTGGCCCTCGCCCTTGCGAGCGGGGTCGCTGCGCATGGTCCGGACGAGCGCTATTCCGATCTCGACAACCCCATGACGCCCGCCGATATGCAGGGCGCCAGCGTGCTCGATGTCGATCGCTACCGTCCGACCTACGCACTCGAAGGCTGCGCGAGCGACTTTCCCGCAGCCGCCGGGCCCGACGCAAACCTCGCCGCGGCGCTGGCCGAAGCGCAGGCGTTTTCGGATTCGCACAAGGGGCTCGGCCTGCTCGTGCTCAAGGACGGCGTGCCGGTCCACGAAAGCTATGGCGGCGGGGCGAGCGTTACCAGCACCAGCGCCTCGGCCTCGATGATGAAGTCGCTCATCGGCCTGCTTTACGGCATCGCGATAGAGGACGGCGTGATCGCCTCGGTCGACGACCCGATCGGCGATTACATCGCGGAATGGGAGGACGACCCGCGCGGGGCGATCACCCTGCGCCAGATGCTGACCATGTCATCGGGCCTCGCCCCGTCCGATTTCATGAAAATCATCTTCGCCCCCGACATCGGTGCCGAAGCGCTGAAACTGGAACTGGCGGGCGAGCCGGGCAGCACCTTCTACTACAACAACGCGGTGACGAAGCTGCTCACCCTCGCGCTCGACCGCGCGCTTGCCCGGCAGGAAAAGGGCGGCGTGCTGGACTATCTCGAAAGCGCGCTGTGGTGCCCGCTCGGCAATGGCCCGGCGCGGGTGTGGGTCGATCCCGCCGGCAAGGCGCGCGGCTATGCCGGGATGCAGGCGACATTGCGCGACTGGGCGCGAGTGGGCGAGATGATCCGCAATTCGGGCCGCGCGGGCGGCGAGCAGATCGTGCCCGCCAGCTGGATCGCAGCAATGGCGAGCCCGTCGCAGGCCAACCCGCAATACGGCCTGCACGTCTGGCTTGGGCGCGAACACACCCTTGAGCGCGCCTACAACGCGGACAATCCGGTGAAAGTGCCCCATTCCGAGCCCTTCGTGGCGGAGGACATCGTCTATTTCGACGGCTTCGGCGGGCAGCGGGTCTATGTCCTGCCCTCGCAGGGCTTCACGG